The following are encoded in a window of Methanocalculus alkaliphilus genomic DNA:
- a CDS encoding type II toxin-antitoxin system HicB family antitoxin — MIEYHEQECMVRRSLNYRILHRREPDGGYTVTLPTLPGCVTFGETVDEAQY, encoded by the coding sequence GTGATAGAGTATCACGAACAGGAGTGCATGGTGAGGAGAAGCCTGAATTACCGTATTTTGCATCGAAGAGAGCCGGATGGTGGGTATACTGTCACGCTGCCGACGCTTCCCGGCTGCGTCACGTTCGGGGAGACTGTTGATGAGGCACAATACTAA
- a CDS encoding PEP-utilizing enzyme, which translates to MQPGDILVIHGADPGWTPIFVAAGAIILEVGEMIEQGAIIGRELGKPCVAGIKGVYTRFKDGDRVEVDGAAGSLRFIR; encoded by the coding sequence ATCCAACCCGGCGATATCCTGGTGATTCATGGAGCAGATCCCGGCTGGACACCCATCTTTGTTGCAGCCGGGGCCATTATCCTCGAGGTCGGGGAGATGATCGAGCAGGGTGCCATCATCGGACGGGAGCTTGGGAAGCCTTGTGTTGCCGGGATAAAGGGGGTCTATACCCGGTTCAAAGACGGCGACCGGGTGGAGGTTGACGGAGCGGCAGGATCTCTTCGGTTTATCAGGTGA